One window from the genome of Mumia sp. ZJ1417 encodes:
- a CDS encoding TraR/DksA C4-type zinc finger protein — protein MASTTKTRGTNAVGRGAAAIKAAARKVGATKSAAASRTKKATAAAKKAAPAKKTAAKKATAKKTAAKKATPAKKTAAKKATPAKKTAAKKATPAKKATAKKTTAKKTTAKKTTAKKTTAKKATPAKKAPAKKTVTKKSVAKKTTAKKTAPPKKRTVSKPRTTGAKKTVTNPTVAAPGSLAVKPDETPWTAEELGEVRDGLLADRTRLLDEIGIAERGLADLLSGGVDGAGNDQADVGSTSLERDAEMSLVANHRDLLVQVEKALGRIETGTYGNCENCGQPIGKMRLMAFPRATLCMTCKQREERR, from the coding sequence ATGGCAAGCACGACCAAGACACGAGGAACGAACGCCGTGGGCCGTGGCGCCGCGGCGATCAAGGCTGCCGCACGCAAGGTCGGCGCGACGAAGTCCGCGGCCGCGAGCCGGACTAAGAAGGCGACGGCCGCGGCGAAGAAGGCGGCGCCGGCCAAGAAGACCGCGGCGAAGAAGGCCACGGCCAAGAAGACTGCGGCCAAGAAGGCGACGCCGGCCAAGAAGACTGCGGCCAAGAAGGCGACGCCGGCCAAGAAGACTGCGGCCAAGAAGGCGACGCCGGCCAAGAAGGCCACGGCGAAGAAGACGACGGCCAAGAAGACCACCGCCAAGAAGACCACGGCGAAGAAGACCACGGCCAAGAAGGCGACGCCCGCAAAGAAGGCGCCCGCCAAGAAGACCGTGACGAAGAAGTCCGTCGCCAAGAAGACGACGGCGAAGAAGACGGCGCCACCGAAGAAGAGAACGGTGTCGAAGCCCCGTACGACAGGAGCGAAGAAGACTGTGACCAACCCCACTGTGGCAGCGCCCGGGTCGCTTGCCGTCAAGCCGGACGAGACTCCGTGGACCGCCGAGGAGCTGGGAGAGGTGCGCGACGGCCTCCTGGCAGACCGGACGCGGCTCCTCGACGAGATCGGGATCGCCGAGCGCGGGCTGGCCGATCTCCTCAGCGGCGGCGTCGATGGTGCGGGCAACGACCAGGCCGATGTGGGCTCCACGTCGCTCGAGCGTGACGCCGAGATGTCGCTCGTGGCGAACCACCGCGACCTCCTCGTCCAGGTCGAGAAGGCACTAGGGCGCATCGAGACCGGGACCTACGGCAACTGCGAGAACTGCGGGCAGCCGATCGGGAAGATGCGGTTGATGGCGTTCCCGCGTGCCACACTGTGCATGACATGCAAGCAACGCGAGGAACGTCGCTGA
- the lspA gene encoding signal peptidase II, which yields MLFGVVAVLGYLTDLITKIVAVARLEDADPVVVIPHVLHLTFVRNPGAAFGMATGFTIVLTVIALTVCVVVIRMARQLRDPFWAIGLGLLLAGALGNLTDRIFREPSPLQGHVVDFLQFPDWPPNWPVFNIADVMINLAAVIIVVQTVRGVGLDGTKVTKKEADAGEDRSADGDAADDPDKGPA from the coding sequence GTGCTCTTCGGGGTGGTGGCAGTTCTCGGCTACCTCACCGACCTCATCACCAAGATCGTCGCCGTCGCCCGCCTCGAAGATGCGGACCCGGTCGTCGTGATCCCCCACGTCCTCCATCTGACGTTCGTCCGTAACCCCGGAGCCGCCTTCGGCATGGCCACGGGGTTCACGATCGTGCTCACGGTCATCGCGCTCACCGTCTGTGTGGTCGTGATCCGGATGGCGCGCCAGCTGCGGGACCCGTTCTGGGCGATCGGCCTCGGTCTCCTCCTCGCCGGCGCCCTGGGCAACCTGACCGACCGGATCTTCCGCGAGCCGTCGCCGCTGCAGGGCCACGTGGTCGACTTCCTCCAGTTCCCGGACTGGCCGCCCAACTGGCCGGTGTTCAACATCGCCGACGTCATGATCAACCTGGCGGCGGTGATCATCGTGGTCCAGACGGTCCGCGGAGTCGGCCTGGACGGGACGAAGGTCACCAAGAAGGAAGCCGACGCCGGCGAAGACAGGAGCGCCGACGGCGATGCCGCCGACGACCCGGACAAGGGCCCGGCATGA
- a CDS encoding RluA family pseudouridine synthase gives MTADPVGAEHRAYFVPDGLAGERLDAALARLLGLSRTRVADLVADGLVTVDHRPAAKSDRVEAGAFLEVTIPRQRDVTEVVPEIVENLRIVHDDDEIVVVDKPSGVAAHPSVGWTGPDVVSGLAGAGFRISTSGAPERQGIVQRLDVGTSGLMVVAKSEHAYTVLKRAFRNREVDKTYHALVQGHPDPLEGTVDAPIGRHPKHDWKFAVMADGRASVTHYETLEAHRFASLVEIKLETGRTHQIRVHMAALKHPCVGDPLYGSDPTLTKRVGLERQWLHAVRLGFEHPRTRDWVDFESPYPDDLQHALEVIRAAD, from the coding sequence ATGACCGCTGATCCAGTCGGGGCCGAGCACCGGGCGTACTTCGTGCCCGACGGCCTCGCGGGCGAACGCCTCGATGCGGCCCTCGCCCGGCTGCTTGGACTGTCGCGCACCCGGGTCGCCGACCTGGTTGCGGACGGCCTCGTGACCGTCGACCACCGTCCGGCTGCCAAGTCGGACCGGGTCGAGGCGGGGGCCTTCCTCGAGGTCACCATCCCGCGTCAGCGTGACGTCACGGAGGTCGTCCCCGAGATCGTCGAGAACCTGCGGATCGTGCACGACGACGACGAGATCGTGGTCGTGGACAAGCCGTCAGGTGTCGCGGCCCACCCGAGCGTCGGCTGGACCGGGCCGGACGTCGTCAGCGGGCTCGCGGGCGCGGGTTTCCGGATCAGCACGTCGGGAGCCCCGGAGCGGCAGGGCATCGTCCAGCGGCTCGACGTCGGCACCAGCGGCCTCATGGTCGTCGCGAAGTCCGAGCACGCCTACACGGTGCTCAAGCGGGCGTTCCGCAACCGCGAGGTGGACAAGACCTATCACGCACTCGTCCAGGGGCATCCGGACCCGCTCGAGGGCACGGTCGACGCTCCGATCGGACGGCACCCCAAGCATGACTGGAAGTTTGCGGTCATGGCCGACGGGCGCGCGAGCGTCACGCACTACGAGACGCTCGAGGCCCACCGGTTCGCGAGTCTCGTGGAGATCAAGCTCGAGACCGGACGCACCCATCAGATCCGGGTACACATGGCGGCGCTCAAGCACCCGTGCGTCGGCGATCCGCTCTACGGCTCCGACCCGACGCTGACCAAGAGGGTGGGCCTGGAGCGCCAGTGGCTGCACGCTGTACGGCTCGGGTTCGAGCACCCCCGTACGAGGGACTGGGTCGACTTCGAGTCCCCGTACCCCGATGACCTCCAGCACGCGCTCGAGGTCATCCGCGCGGCCGACTGA
- the dnaE gene encoding DNA polymerase III subunit alpha → MSSADSFVHLHVHTEYSMLDGAARLTDMFARTAELGMDAIAMTDHGNVFGAYDFYKKAKAAGVKPIIGMEAYLTPDTHRTERKRVQWNKGGGDDVSGGGAFTHMTLLAQSTAGMHNLFRLSSRSSLEGFFYKPRADRELLSEYANGLIATTGCPSGEVQTWLRIGNYAKARQSAAEFMDIFGRENFFVELMDHGLSIETRVRDDLLRLAKDLDLRLVATNDSHYTHPADSTAHEALLCVQSGKTLADPTRFKFDGNGYYIKSPQEMRQLWERDAGLPEACESTLLIAERCEVEFTEGNGTFMPRFPVPEGESEETWLLKEVDRGLAVRYPDGITEDVRKRADFEVDVILKMGFAGYFLVVADFINWAKEHGIRVGPGRGSGAGSMVAYAMRITDLDPIVHGLIFERFLNPDRVSMPDFDVDFDERRRGEVIRYVTEKYGDDRVSQIVTYGTIKSKQAVKDASRVLGYPFSMGERITKAMPPLVMGKDVPLKDIFNAEHPRYNEGGEFRSLYDTDPDAKKVVDTAVGLEGLKRQWGVHAAGVIMSSEPLLDIIPVMKREQDGAIITQFDYPTCESLGLIKMDFLGLRNLTVLDDALDNIRNNRGEEVVLEDLPLRDDETFALLSRGDTLGVFQLDGGPMRALLRSMRPDSFEDISAVGALYRPGPMGADSHNKYARRKNGRENVEPIHPDLAEALEDILGETYGLIVYQEQVMAIAQQLAGYSLGQADLLRRAMGKKKKSELDKQFANFSAGMVERGFSKASIKTLWDILLPFSDYAFNKAHSAAYGVVSFWTAYLKAHFPAEYMAALLTSVRGDKDKSAIYLNECRRMGIKVLPPDVNDSEANFTAVGPDIRFGLSAVRNVGHNVVDAIAEARTEKGTFTDFSDFMDKVPPVVCNKRVIESLIKSGAFDSLKHYRRALVTIHEDAVDQYIDLKRNEAIGQDSLFAGLDDSDAGFAGTSVVVPDLDEWDKTTLLAHEREMLGLYVSDHPLFGLEHVLRAASDCTIGDLIADEERPDGAQVTVAGLVTSIQRKLTKKGDPWAIVTVEDLEGAVNVMLFPSVYTLSGHLLVEDAVVVVKGRLKRKEDTPELSATELTAADLSVGHDGPVVLTLPTARCTPPTLDQLRDVLSSHPGATEVHLRLVGTRSTKLMRLDARLRVSPSSSLIADLKALLGPGCLAS, encoded by the coding sequence ATGTCGAGCGCCGACTCGTTCGTGCATCTGCACGTCCACACCGAGTACTCCATGCTCGACGGCGCGGCGAGGCTGACCGACATGTTCGCGCGGACGGCCGAGCTGGGCATGGACGCGATCGCGATGACCGACCACGGCAACGTGTTCGGCGCGTACGACTTCTACAAGAAGGCCAAGGCGGCCGGGGTCAAGCCGATCATCGGCATGGAGGCCTACCTCACGCCCGACACGCACCGTACGGAGCGCAAGCGCGTCCAGTGGAACAAGGGCGGCGGTGACGACGTCTCCGGCGGGGGTGCGTTCACCCATATGACGCTGCTCGCCCAGAGCACCGCCGGCATGCACAACCTGTTCCGGCTGTCGTCCCGCTCGTCGCTCGAGGGGTTCTTCTACAAGCCCCGTGCCGACCGTGAGCTGCTGTCCGAGTACGCCAACGGCCTCATCGCGACGACCGGGTGCCCTTCGGGCGAGGTGCAGACCTGGCTGCGCATCGGCAACTACGCCAAGGCGCGTCAGTCAGCAGCCGAGTTCATGGACATCTTCGGCCGCGAGAACTTCTTCGTGGAGCTGATGGACCACGGGCTCTCGATCGAGACCCGCGTGCGCGACGACCTGCTGAGGCTCGCCAAGGACCTCGACCTGCGCCTCGTGGCGACCAACGACTCGCACTACACGCACCCCGCCGACTCCACCGCGCACGAGGCGCTGCTGTGCGTGCAGTCCGGCAAGACGCTCGCCGATCCGACGCGGTTCAAGTTCGACGGCAACGGCTACTACATCAAGTCCCCGCAGGAGATGCGCCAGCTGTGGGAGCGCGATGCGGGTCTACCCGAGGCGTGCGAGTCGACCCTCCTGATCGCCGAGCGCTGCGAGGTCGAGTTCACCGAGGGCAACGGCACGTTCATGCCCCGGTTCCCGGTCCCCGAGGGCGAGTCGGAGGAGACGTGGCTCCTCAAGGAGGTCGACCGGGGCCTCGCCGTGCGTTATCCCGACGGCATCACCGAGGACGTGCGCAAGCGCGCCGACTTCGAGGTGGACGTCATCCTCAAGATGGGGTTCGCCGGCTACTTCCTCGTCGTCGCCGACTTCATCAACTGGGCCAAGGAGCACGGCATCCGCGTCGGTCCGGGCCGTGGCTCCGGCGCCGGCTCGATGGTCGCGTACGCGATGCGCATCACCGACCTGGACCCGATCGTCCACGGCCTGATCTTCGAGCGGTTCCTCAACCCCGACCGCGTCTCGATGCCGGACTTCGACGTCGACTTCGACGAGCGTCGTCGTGGCGAGGTCATCCGCTACGTCACCGAGAAGTACGGCGACGACCGGGTATCGCAGATCGTTACGTACGGCACGATCAAGTCCAAGCAGGCCGTCAAGGACGCCTCCCGCGTGCTCGGCTACCCGTTCTCGATGGGGGAGCGGATCACCAAGGCGATGCCGCCGCTGGTGATGGGCAAGGACGTCCCGCTCAAGGACATCTTCAATGCCGAGCACCCTCGCTACAACGAGGGCGGCGAGTTCCGGTCGCTGTACGACACCGACCCCGACGCCAAGAAGGTCGTCGACACCGCCGTCGGCCTCGAGGGCCTCAAGCGCCAATGGGGCGTCCACGCCGCCGGCGTGATCATGTCGAGCGAGCCGCTGCTCGACATCATCCCCGTGATGAAGCGCGAGCAGGACGGCGCGATCATCACCCAGTTCGACTACCCGACCTGCGAGTCGCTCGGGCTGATCAAGATGGACTTCCTGGGGTTGCGCAACCTCACCGTCCTCGATGACGCGCTCGACAACATCCGCAACAACCGGGGCGAGGAAGTCGTCCTCGAAGACCTCCCGCTGCGCGACGACGAGACGTTCGCGCTGCTGTCGCGCGGTGACACGCTCGGCGTCTTCCAGCTCGACGGCGGTCCGATGCGGGCCCTGCTGCGCAGCATGCGCCCCGACAGCTTCGAGGACATCTCGGCCGTCGGCGCGCTCTATCGACCGGGCCCGATGGGCGCCGACTCCCACAACAAGTACGCCCGCCGCAAGAACGGCCGCGAGAACGTCGAGCCGATCCACCCCGACCTCGCTGAGGCCCTCGAGGACATCCTCGGCGAGACGTACGGCCTGATCGTCTATCAAGAGCAGGTCATGGCGATCGCCCAGCAGCTCGCGGGCTACTCGCTCGGACAGGCCGACCTGCTCCGCCGCGCGATGGGCAAGAAGAAGAAGTCCGAGCTGGACAAGCAGTTCGCGAACTTCTCGGCCGGCATGGTGGAGCGCGGGTTCTCGAAAGCATCGATCAAGACGCTGTGGGACATCCTGCTGCCGTTCTCCGACTACGCGTTCAACAAGGCGCACTCGGCCGCGTACGGTGTGGTCTCCTTCTGGACCGCGTACCTCAAGGCGCACTTCCCCGCCGAGTACATGGCCGCGCTCCTCACCAGCGTGCGCGGCGACAAGGACAAGTCGGCGATCTATCTCAACGAGTGCCGTCGCATGGGCATCAAGGTGCTCCCGCCGGACGTCAACGACTCCGAGGCCAACTTCACCGCCGTGGGGCCCGACATCCGCTTCGGCCTGTCGGCGGTCCGCAACGTCGGCCACAACGTCGTCGACGCGATCGCCGAGGCACGGACCGAGAAGGGCACCTTCACCGACTTCTCCGACTTCATGGACAAGGTGCCTCCGGTCGTCTGCAACAAGCGGGTGATCGAGTCGCTGATCAAGTCCGGCGCGTTCGACTCGCTCAAGCACTACCGCCGCGCGTTGGTGACGATCCATGAGGACGCCGTCGACCAGTACATCGACCTCAAGCGCAACGAGGCGATCGGCCAGGACTCGCTGTTCGCCGGTCTGGACGACAGCGACGCCGGGTTCGCAGGGACGTCGGTCGTCGTCCCCGACCTCGACGAGTGGGACAAGACGACGCTCCTCGCCCACGAGCGGGAGATGCTCGGCCTGTACGTCTCCGACCACCCGCTGTTCGGGCTCGAGCACGTCCTGCGCGCCGCCAGCGACTGCACGATCGGTGACCTGATCGCCGACGAAGAGCGCCCCGACGGTGCGCAGGTGACCGTCGCCGGCCTCGTGACCTCGATCCAGCGCAAGCTCACCAAGAAGGGCGACCCCTGGGCGATCGTGACCGTCGAGGACCTCGAGGGCGCGGTCAACGTGATGCTGTTCCCGTCGGTCTACACGCTGTCGGGCCACCTGCTCGTCGAGGACGCCGTCGTGGTCGTCAAGGGTCGGCTCAAGCGCAAGGAAGACACTCCGGAGCTCTCGGCGACCGAGCTGACTGCGGCCGACCTCAGCGTCGGCCACGACGGTCCGGTCGTGCTCACGCTGCCGACGGCGCGTTGCACCCCGCCGACCCTCGACCAGCTGCGCGACGTGCTCTCGAGCCACCCCGGCGCGACCGAGGTGCATCTGCGTCTGGTCGGCACCAGGAGCACCAAGCTCATGCGGCTCGACGCACGGCTGCGGGTGAGCCCGTCGTCGTCGCTGATCGCCGACCTCAAGGCCCTGCTCGGACCAGGGTGTCTCGCCTCGTGA
- a CDS encoding Vms1/Ankzf1 family peptidyl-tRNA hydrolase has protein sequence MHFQWLTEQLPSDEMLATVVMDASRDTESGDRTVAARWSELRRSLDGQGITKEMAAVLEEQALQPTRASGPHGRLIVAGESGILMDRLLLFPPRKDEAVLSIGPDVFALAREADDTVRYLLAEIDRTGADITLYDSTSGAVGGEPHRESVDGEHDVLNKIRGGGLSHKRIESRVEDSWDRNAETVAADLDRIVLERRPDLVVVTGDVRAVALVQGALGAAAREMTEHVQGGARHNGVNGAFETRIDEALEEFRVRRRSVVIDRFRQELGRNAMAVTGINRVLDALRKAQVEELLISDEAAGPVSTLADSKVWVGDKPLELSMHRDEIRQLSSGDARARRADLALGTAAAVQDAGITIVYHDDEILTDGVGALLRWDPAKPSGVVEPG, from the coding sequence ATGCACTTTCAGTGGCTGACCGAGCAGCTTCCTTCCGACGAGATGCTGGCGACGGTGGTGATGGATGCCAGCAGGGACACCGAGAGCGGAGACAGAACGGTCGCCGCGCGATGGTCGGAGCTTCGCCGGTCCCTGGACGGCCAGGGCATCACCAAGGAGATGGCCGCCGTCCTCGAGGAACAGGCGCTGCAGCCGACACGGGCCTCGGGCCCGCACGGGCGGCTGATCGTCGCGGGGGAGAGCGGCATCCTCATGGATCGCCTGCTGCTGTTCCCGCCTCGCAAGGACGAGGCGGTGCTCTCGATCGGCCCGGACGTGTTCGCGCTGGCCCGCGAGGCTGACGACACGGTCCGCTATCTGCTCGCGGAGATCGACCGTACGGGTGCCGACATCACGCTGTACGACTCGACGTCCGGCGCGGTCGGTGGCGAGCCTCACCGCGAGAGCGTCGACGGTGAGCACGACGTGCTCAACAAGATCCGGGGCGGCGGGCTGTCGCACAAGCGCATCGAGAGCAGGGTCGAGGACTCCTGGGACCGCAACGCCGAGACGGTCGCGGCAGATCTCGACCGGATCGTCCTCGAGCGTCGTCCCGACCTGGTCGTCGTGACCGGTGACGTACGCGCGGTGGCGCTGGTGCAGGGCGCGCTGGGCGCCGCGGCACGCGAGATGACCGAGCACGTCCAGGGAGGTGCCCGTCACAACGGCGTCAACGGTGCCTTCGAGACGCGCATCGACGAGGCGCTGGAGGAGTTCCGTGTCCGCAGGCGGTCGGTGGTGATCGACCGGTTCCGCCAGGAGCTGGGCCGCAACGCGATGGCCGTCACCGGCATCAACCGTGTGCTCGATGCCCTGCGCAAGGCCCAGGTCGAGGAGCTGCTGATCTCCGACGAGGCCGCGGGCCCGGTGAGCACGCTCGCCGACTCCAAGGTCTGGGTCGGCGACAAGCCGCTCGAGCTGTCGATGCACCGCGACGAGATCAGACAGCTGTCGTCCGGCGACGCACGGGCACGGCGGGCGGACCTGGCGCTCGGGACCGCCGCTGCGGTCCAGGATGCGGGGATCACGATCGTCTACCACGACGACGAGATCCTCACCGACGGTGTCGGCGCTCTCCTGCGGTGGGACCCGGCGAAGCCGTCAGGGGTCGTCGAGCCCGGCTGA
- a CDS encoding LON peptidase substrate-binding domain-containing protein, with amino-acid sequence MARSIPLFPLGSVVLPGQTLSLHVFEDRYRELVAYLLTLPEAERRFGIVSIREGYEVGESGVQSIHRVGVEVALTDVTGYDDGRYDLTVDAIGRIRLDAGVTGESFMWGHVEDLDEPVGEDVTVAADRAHAVFDAYRIELNRFRLDAQVEELPGDPVDLSYLLASSAVLTLPDRQELLEADDAAERLRYYHHLMVTEIAAMRAVPSLPAVDVARTSWSPN; translated from the coding sequence GTGGCCCGCTCGATCCCGCTGTTCCCGCTCGGGAGTGTCGTCCTCCCCGGACAGACGCTGTCGCTGCACGTCTTCGAGGACCGCTACCGCGAGCTCGTCGCCTACCTCCTGACCCTCCCCGAGGCCGAGCGCCGGTTCGGCATCGTCTCGATCCGCGAGGGGTACGAAGTCGGCGAGAGCGGCGTCCAGTCGATCCACCGGGTCGGCGTCGAGGTCGCCCTCACCGACGTGACCGGCTACGACGACGGCCGGTACGACCTCACGGTGGACGCGATCGGGCGGATCCGCCTCGACGCGGGCGTGACCGGCGAGAGCTTCATGTGGGGGCACGTCGAGGATCTGGACGAGCCGGTCGGGGAGGACGTCACCGTCGCCGCCGACCGTGCGCACGCCGTGTTCGACGCCTACCGGATCGAGCTCAACCGCTTCCGGCTGGACGCCCAGGTCGAGGAGCTGCCGGGCGACCCGGTCGACCTGTCATACCTGCTCGCCTCCAGCGCCGTCCTCACACTGCCCGACCGGCAGGAGCTGCTAGAGGCCGACGACGCCGCCGAACGGCTGCGCTACTACCACCACCTGATGGTGACCGAGATTGCCGCGATGCGTGCCGTCCCCAGCCTCCCCGCCGTCGACGTCGCACGGACGTCCTGGTCCCCCAACTGA